From the Opitutaceae bacterium genome, one window contains:
- a CDS encoding ABC transporter permease: protein MLVSRTQRVTLNLYAGIVLLVFYFPLLCIIVASLSQRRFFSFPYPTEQLTFKWYQDAISSPQIAEFVGISLKIGGLTALASVTIGFFGALAYARYRWRGKKTFQRLVLFPLFFPQSVLGLALLMWFSFLHITPSWWTAVIAHTVWISPITTLIISIQAFSMDESLEEAARDMGASRWQILTKVTFPLLLPGVISASCFAVLLSWGNFALSLFTTGADSALPEWLYARMTTGYQPLVPAVGVLSVIGAVILVTALFGVITWSKRRNARLSASASPS, encoded by the coding sequence ATGCTCGTCTCCCGCACCCAACGCGTCACCCTGAACCTTTACGCCGGCATCGTGCTGTTGGTGTTCTATTTCCCGTTGCTCTGCATCATCGTGGCTTCGCTTTCGCAACGGCGGTTCTTCTCTTTCCCATACCCGACCGAGCAGTTGACGTTCAAGTGGTACCAGGACGCCATCAGCTCCCCGCAGATCGCCGAGTTCGTGGGCATCAGTCTCAAGATTGGCGGCCTGACCGCGCTTGCGTCGGTCACCATCGGCTTCTTCGGAGCCCTCGCCTATGCCCGCTATCGGTGGCGGGGGAAGAAGACGTTCCAGCGTCTTGTCCTCTTTCCTCTCTTCTTCCCGCAATCCGTGCTCGGGCTCGCGCTTCTCATGTGGTTCAGCTTTCTGCACATCACCCCATCCTGGTGGACGGCGGTTATTGCGCACACGGTCTGGATTAGTCCCATCACGACCCTGATCATTTCGATCCAGGCGTTCAGCATGGATGAATCGCTTGAGGAGGCGGCGCGGGACATGGGAGCGAGCCGTTGGCAGATTCTCACCAAGGTCACGTTCCCGCTGCTGCTTCCCGGCGTCATAAGCGCCAGTTGCTTCGCCGTGCTCCTGTCGTGGGGCAACTTCGCCCTGTCACTCTTCACCACGGGCGCCGACAGCGCTTTGCCAGAGTGGCTCTACGCTCGCATGACCACCGGTTATCAACCGCTGGTCCCCGCGGTTGGCGTGTTGTCGGTGATCGGTGCCGTGATCCTCGTCACCGCACTGTTTGGTGTGATCACCTGGAGCAAGAGGCGCAACGCACGCCTTTCCGCCTCCGCTTCACCTTCCTGA
- a CDS encoding aminotransferase class III-fold pyridoxal phosphate-dependent enzyme: MSPLLRSLVHADKATVLRDCATFWNPDKVSAWSARGVDLVIGRRERYFLYDMSGHRLFDMHLNGGTYNLGHRNPEIIAELKEAMDHFDIGNHHFPAIGRAALARKLVETAPPGIKYAVLSSGGGEAIDIGLKCARYGTKRKKIVSVVRAYHGHTGLALGTADGRYAAQFLSEGRADEYVKVPFNDLAAMERALSPGDAACVIMETIPATYGFPLPDDGYLAGVRELCTRHGALYVADEVQTGLMRCGAGNLWGISSYGVVPDIIVTSKGLSGGLYPIGAVLVNEAAGGWLKEDGWGHISTFGGSELGCVAALKTLEITLAPETILNVDRVAARIRSGLDQIRAQCPGFFTGIRQRGVIFGLEFAGSPNGAMPVMRELYREGIWAIYSQLDPRVLQFKPGLLLTADECDEIIERSARGIFAAASFNPP, translated from the coding sequence ATGAGCCCTTTGCTACGTTCCCTGGTGCACGCCGACAAGGCGACCGTCCTGCGGGATTGCGCCACCTTTTGGAATCCAGACAAGGTTTCGGCCTGGTCTGCCCGCGGTGTCGATCTCGTGATTGGTCGGCGAGAGCGGTACTTTCTTTACGACATGTCAGGGCATCGCCTGTTCGACATGCACCTGAATGGCGGCACCTATAACCTTGGACACCGTAATCCCGAGATTATCGCCGAATTGAAGGAGGCGATGGACCATTTCGACATCGGGAATCATCATTTCCCCGCAATCGGGCGAGCCGCGCTTGCACGCAAGCTCGTGGAGACGGCGCCTCCCGGGATCAAATATGCGGTTCTCTCCAGTGGGGGAGGTGAGGCGATCGACATCGGCCTCAAATGCGCGCGGTATGGCACGAAGCGAAAGAAGATTGTCTCAGTCGTGCGCGCGTACCACGGGCACACCGGGCTGGCATTGGGAACAGCTGATGGCCGTTACGCGGCGCAATTCCTCAGCGAAGGTCGAGCAGACGAATACGTGAAGGTCCCCTTCAACGACCTTGCTGCCATGGAGCGCGCCCTCTCCCCGGGCGACGCCGCCTGCGTGATCATGGAGACGATCCCGGCAACCTACGGGTTTCCGCTCCCTGACGACGGTTACCTTGCTGGCGTACGTGAACTCTGCACACGGCATGGAGCGCTTTATGTGGCTGACGAGGTGCAGACGGGCTTGATGCGCTGCGGCGCGGGTAACCTTTGGGGAATCTCTTCGTACGGAGTCGTGCCGGACATAATCGTGACGAGCAAGGGCTTGAGCGGAGGGCTTTATCCGATCGGGGCGGTCCTCGTGAACGAGGCCGCAGGTGGGTGGCTCAAGGAGGATGGCTGGGGGCACATCTCGACCTTCGGTGGTTCGGAGCTTGGCTGTGTGGCGGCGCTGAAGACGCTCGAGATCACCCTTGCCCCGGAAACAATCCTCAATGTCGACCGCGTGGCCGCTCGCATACGATCGGGGCTCGATCAGATTCGTGCGCAGTGCCCGGGTTTCTTCACGGGCATTCGCCAGCGCGGTGTCATTTTTGGACTGGAGTTCGCCGGCTCACCGAACGGTGCCATGCCGGTGATGCGGGAACTGTATCGGGAGGGCATCTGGGCCATCTATTCCCAGCTCGACCCGCGGGTGCTGCAGTTCAAGCCGGGGCTTCTTCTCACTGCAGACGAGTGCGATGAGATCATCGAGCGTTCCGCGCGGGGGATTTTCGCCGCCGCAAGTTTCAATCCGCCCTGA
- a CDS encoding 5'-nucleotidase C-terminal domain-containing protein: MPSSHSSSLPVAVRLAAFLSTLPLVSSFSYAEGIKVLHVGDQESWLVSAQGNLRDNASQALSFYGGVDRLAQVISNARVAAASEGRFVVTLNAGDALLPGPRFTASFEKLGTAYSDGGQDFFDAIALRQIGFDAAVFGNHEFDEGPGVAARFAKVSETPYLSINLNFNATPEFAALKASGKVGASRILTTPGGKKIGLIGVTTPLLPTISSPGAVNLINHNPANTEVQNLNALLPLIQAEIDDLRNNKGASLVIVMSHLQNSQNERTIMVPGLTGVDLVLSGGGHELMTDPDDVIIPGAIAPTFATHPIYATDASGKKTPIVTSHFGNRYVGEVNLTIDDTTGMLVSIDSTKMRRVSGFAADADKVSPDTQLNEKVVKPVLDYIAVLNAQIIGTTAVKLNGPTHVPGTPGNYIEGVRNAETALGNLVTDALRFAGGTDVAVQNGGGIRANITAVGNVSVGDTFNVLPFTNLLKRAPSVNATQLKAVLETAYNATSPSGAAQGRFAQVSGFKVWYNSTNPIGNRIVKIVLDDGTVLVEGGAVVSPRTFSLSTIDFLANGGDSYPFVSQGVVFENAVSTVTYQEALANFIETPKSAGGLGRVNAADGDEITANVYGEENAFDLHGRIIDLAVGLATPGVTLNGKAGRDTINGTDGDDVITGGGAGDLLTGKLGGDTFVYLNARDSGDVITDFTPYADQLDLKPLLKSLGYTGSDPLGAGYVKLVDQIGGVSLQIDNDGPNGSQPFRAFLTLKGMTASQFVAARDLKK; this comes from the coding sequence ATGCCCTCTTCTCATTCCTCATCACTCCCCGTTGCCGTCCGTCTGGCGGCATTTCTCTCCACACTTCCCCTTGTCTCCTCCTTCTCCTATGCCGAGGGGATCAAGGTACTCCATGTCGGCGACCAGGAAAGCTGGCTCGTCTCGGCACAAGGAAACCTGCGTGACAACGCTTCGCAGGCGCTGTCCTTCTACGGCGGTGTCGACCGCCTGGCTCAGGTCATCTCCAACGCGCGAGTCGCGGCGGCTTCCGAAGGACGCTTTGTCGTCACCCTCAACGCTGGCGACGCCCTGCTTCCCGGTCCGCGCTTCACCGCAAGCTTCGAGAAGCTTGGAACCGCCTATTCCGACGGCGGCCAGGACTTTTTCGACGCAATCGCTCTTCGGCAGATCGGCTTCGATGCCGCTGTCTTCGGAAACCATGAATTCGACGAGGGCCCGGGCGTTGCAGCCCGTTTCGCGAAGGTCTCGGAAACGCCCTACCTGTCCATCAATCTCAACTTCAATGCCACGCCTGAATTCGCTGCACTCAAGGCAAGTGGCAAGGTGGGCGCCTCCCGGATTCTCACGACACCCGGCGGCAAAAAGATCGGATTGATCGGCGTCACGACCCCGCTGCTGCCGACCATCTCCTCGCCCGGCGCAGTCAACCTGATCAACCACAACCCAGCAAACACAGAGGTTCAGAACCTAAACGCGCTCCTGCCGCTTATCCAGGCGGAGATCGACGACCTCCGGAACAACAAAGGCGCATCGCTGGTGATCGTCATGAGCCATCTGCAGAACTCGCAGAACGAGCGAACAATCATGGTCCCGGGCCTCACGGGCGTGGACCTCGTCCTCTCCGGCGGCGGACATGAACTAATGACCGATCCTGATGACGTGATCATCCCGGGTGCCATCGCCCCGACCTTTGCCACCCACCCGATCTACGCGACTGATGCCTCCGGAAAAAAGACGCCAATTGTTACAAGCCACTTTGGAAACCGCTACGTCGGGGAAGTGAACCTCACGATTGATGACACCACGGGCATGCTGGTCAGCATCGACAGCACGAAGATGCGTCGAGTCTCGGGCTTTGCCGCAGACGCCGACAAGGTCTCGCCCGATACGCAGTTGAACGAGAAAGTTGTCAAGCCGGTCCTCGACTACATTGCTGTGTTGAACGCACAGATAATTGGCACGACAGCCGTCAAGCTCAACGGGCCCACCCATGTCCCAGGCACCCCTGGAAACTACATCGAGGGTGTGCGCAATGCCGAAACCGCGTTGGGCAACCTGGTGACCGATGCGCTTAGGTTTGCCGGCGGCACGGATGTCGCAGTTCAAAATGGTGGCGGTATCCGCGCCAACATTACAGCGGTTGGCAATGTTTCCGTTGGTGACACATTCAATGTACTGCCCTTCACGAATCTTTTGAAGCGTGCACCTTCAGTGAACGCGACCCAGCTCAAGGCGGTTCTTGAGACTGCCTACAACGCCACTTCTCCCTCGGGCGCAGCGCAGGGCAGGTTCGCCCAAGTCTCCGGCTTCAAAGTCTGGTACAACTCCACCAATCCTATCGGGAACAGGATTGTTAAGATTGTCCTCGATGACGGCACCGTCCTCGTTGAGGGCGGCGCGGTCGTGAGCCCGCGCACCTTCTCCCTGTCGACAATCGACTTCCTGGCCAACGGCGGCGACAGCTACCCCTTCGTTTCCCAGGGCGTGGTATTTGAAAACGCCGTCAGCACGGTCACCTACCAGGAGGCCCTGGCCAACTTCATCGAGACTCCCAAGTCAGCCGGCGGCCTCGGCCGCGTGAACGCCGCAGATGGCGATGAGATCACCGCGAATGTCTACGGCGAAGAGAACGCCTTCGATCTCCACGGGCGGATCATCGACCTCGCGGTCGGACTTGCCACTCCCGGCGTGACTCTCAATGGCAAGGCCGGACGCGATACCATCAATGGAACAGATGGTGACGATGTGATTACGGGCGGCGGTGCCGGTGATCTTCTCACTGGAAAGCTTGGCGGCGATACCTTCGTGTACCTCAACGCTCGCGACTCAGGGGATGTCATCACCGATTTCACCCCTTACGCCGACCAGTTGGATCTCAAGCCACTCCTCAAATCACTCGGTTACACCGGGAGTGATCCGCTCGGCGCCGGTTACGTGAAGCTCGTCGACCAGATCGGCGGTGTCTCCCTTCAGATTGATAACGATGGTCCCAATGGCAGCCAACCTTTCAGGGCGTTCCTGACTCTCAAGGGAATGACAGCCTCCCAGTTCGTGGCTGCGCGCGACCTCAAGAAATAA
- a CDS encoding ABC transporter ATP-binding protein, which translates to MTPPVLTGVEAADGSLLVVDTLTKQFGTFVAVNSVSFSIREREFFTLVGPSGSGKTTLLRMLVGMEQPTSGELRLRGRVINDLPPNQRPTCMVFQSLALFPHLSVGKNVEFPLEIRGLPGDERRTRAWELLKQLHLDPNRYYDKSVTQCSGGERQRVALARALAYDPEILFFDEPLSAIDARLRKILQKELKNIQRTTGKTFCYVTHSLEEAMVMSDRVAILRAGVIEQIGTPKEIYSSPRNAFVAEFMGEVNLLPIEAAGGRKAFWDLGRRRVVLELPELLANGQTRKLLVRPESLRFLSDGQTAANEVPVRVLNEFPLGSRVQYHVEAAPGVTLTVERLRSEEVVGPNAVIGWDPQDSQVLEA; encoded by the coding sequence ATGACCCCGCCTGTACTGACTGGCGTGGAAGCTGCCGATGGATCGCTGCTTGTGGTCGACACCCTCACCAAGCAGTTCGGTACTTTTGTCGCCGTCAACTCCGTGAGCTTCTCGATCCGCGAACGTGAGTTCTTCACGCTCGTCGGTCCGAGTGGCAGTGGCAAAACGACGTTGCTCCGGATGCTCGTGGGCATGGAGCAGCCTACCAGCGGGGAACTGCGCCTGAGGGGACGTGTGATCAATGACCTTCCGCCGAACCAACGGCCCACGTGCATGGTGTTCCAGTCGCTCGCATTGTTTCCCCACCTGTCGGTCGGGAAGAACGTGGAGTTCCCGCTCGAGATACGCGGCCTTCCCGGCGACGAGCGTCGTACCCGCGCTTGGGAGCTGCTCAAGCAGCTCCACCTGGATCCCAATCGCTACTATGACAAGAGCGTCACCCAATGCTCAGGCGGTGAACGCCAGCGCGTCGCGCTCGCACGGGCGCTTGCGTACGACCCGGAGATCCTGTTCTTCGATGAACCCCTTTCAGCCATCGACGCGCGGCTGCGAAAGATCCTGCAGAAGGAGCTTAAGAACATCCAGCGCACCACGGGAAAGACCTTCTGTTATGTGACGCATTCGCTCGAGGAAGCGATGGTGATGAGCGACCGCGTCGCGATACTTCGCGCCGGCGTCATCGAGCAGATCGGAACTCCGAAGGAGATCTATTCCTCACCGAGAAACGCCTTCGTCGCGGAGTTCATGGGTGAGGTCAACCTATTGCCTATCGAAGCTGCGGGAGGAAGAAAGGCATTCTGGGACCTCGGCCGACGGCGGGTGGTGCTCGAGCTACCCGAGCTGTTGGCGAATGGACAAACGCGCAAACTCCTCGTGCGACCGGAATCGTTGCGCTTCCTGTCGGACGGGCAGACAGCTGCGAATGAGGTGCCTGTCCGCGTGCTCAATGAGTTCCCGCTCGGCTCGCGCGTGCAATACCATGTGGAGGCGGCCCCTGGTGTCACCCTGACGGTCGAGCGACTCCGCTCGGAAGAAGTGGTTGGTCCCAACGCAGTCATTGGCTGGGACCCGCAGGATTCACAAGTGCTCGAAGCATGA
- a CDS encoding ABC transporter permease — protein sequence MSEKLANYAERLGRLSAAPFVLLMFFGFVAPLACVVWFGFMPAKTFDLWQAPTLANYQTIVEQTYFKSVGWSLGLAGLTVMLLLVVCYPLAYAMAKVMSSGATVITYAIATSLFVSENIRLFGWVIGLMKNGVVGGTLKLLGFEVNSLLYNVPVIVLGMVYVYLPFMLFPLTLGIKMVPDQLAEAAFDMGATRWQVFRKVTLPLSLPGVLIGSLLVFILSAGAIAEAKILGGQKVVTIAADIESEFTYAQNWPLGSALSTLFIALTTLVVFLALSRFDLERLLGRKRD from the coding sequence ATGAGCGAGAAACTCGCCAACTACGCCGAACGCCTGGGTCGGTTGTCAGCCGCACCTTTCGTCTTGCTGATGTTTTTCGGCTTCGTGGCGCCGCTTGCCTGCGTGGTGTGGTTCGGCTTCATGCCCGCCAAGACCTTCGATCTTTGGCAGGCGCCGACACTCGCCAACTACCAGACGATCGTCGAGCAGACCTATTTCAAATCTGTAGGCTGGTCCCTTGGTCTCGCAGGCCTCACCGTTATGCTACTCCTGGTGGTCTGCTACCCGCTCGCCTACGCCATGGCGAAGGTGATGTCATCGGGTGCGACGGTGATCACGTACGCCATTGCGACGTCATTGTTCGTTTCGGAGAACATCCGTCTTTTCGGCTGGGTGATCGGTCTCATGAAGAATGGCGTCGTAGGGGGCACGCTTAAACTGCTCGGCTTCGAGGTGAACTCTTTGCTCTACAACGTGCCGGTGATCGTCCTCGGCATGGTGTACGTTTACCTGCCATTCATGCTCTTTCCCCTGACCCTGGGAATCAAGATGGTGCCCGACCAACTCGCGGAGGCAGCGTTCGACATGGGGGCGACGCGCTGGCAGGTCTTCAGGAAGGTCACGCTTCCGTTGTCCCTGCCGGGAGTGCTGATTGGTTCGCTGCTCGTTTTCATCCTTTCTGCGGGTGCCATCGCGGAGGCGAAGATTCTTGGCGGGCAAAAGGTGGTGACCATCGCCGCCGACATCGAGTCCGAGTTCACCTACGCGCAGAACTGGCCGCTCGGCTCCGCGCTTTCCACGCTGTTCATCGCGCTGACCACCCTCGTCGTCTTTTTGGCGCTCAGCCGTTTTGATCTCGAACGCCTCCTGGGAAGAAAACGCGACTGA
- a CDS encoding PotD/PotF family extracellular solute-binding protein: protein MNPLHRSLNRRDFLRLTGSAALGLAATSLAPNRLFAQSSSRAKELNILCWEGYNSDNVLNPFRALHKGISLKAESGTDDPSMINKLRAGEIKVWDLINLNQCWARQQMWGEKLIKPLNRKRFEPYIEKMMPMFCNKQTGINPFALSPDGKELIGMMQRFGPMNFVINTKKISIKTAEDEGLPMFLDPKMKGKYGLLAWDNWNVLHMCVTAGFTPYKVHTPEEVEAFRKTARTLFSNAAMISGDPAQLNQALINGEIDAIYSGGTYTCSVARYEGFNEVYHISPRKGPVNGKGSLQWFEVTSVVNNPDVSPLAEDFLEYVQQPDICHTVAMAAASHNPVTQMSQPEVFSKFTKQELNCFQWETLEEDMTRSADYEVIPDNDLLTSIYLEAKRSREA, encoded by the coding sequence ATGAACCCGCTTCATCGCTCTCTCAATCGCCGTGACTTCCTGCGCCTCACCGGCAGCGCAGCCCTCGGACTTGCAGCCACTTCCCTCGCACCGAACCGTCTTTTCGCCCAATCCTCCTCGCGCGCCAAGGAACTTAACATCCTTTGCTGGGAGGGTTACAACAGCGACAACGTCTTGAATCCCTTCCGCGCCCTCCACAAAGGCATCAGTCTCAAGGCGGAGTCGGGTACGGATGATCCCAGCATGATCAACAAGCTCCGTGCGGGTGAGATCAAGGTCTGGGACCTGATCAATCTTAACCAGTGTTGGGCGCGCCAGCAAATGTGGGGCGAGAAGCTGATCAAACCCCTGAACCGGAAGCGGTTCGAACCCTACATCGAGAAGATGATGCCCATGTTCTGCAACAAGCAGACAGGGATCAACCCGTTCGCACTTTCACCCGACGGCAAGGAGCTGATCGGCATGATGCAGCGCTTCGGCCCGATGAATTTCGTGATTAACACGAAGAAGATCTCCATCAAGACGGCCGAGGACGAAGGTCTCCCAATGTTCCTGGATCCCAAGATGAAGGGCAAGTACGGGCTGCTCGCCTGGGACAACTGGAACGTTCTCCATATGTGCGTCACTGCCGGCTTTACGCCGTACAAGGTGCACACGCCGGAAGAAGTCGAAGCGTTCCGAAAGACGGCGCGCACGCTATTCTCCAATGCCGCGATGATTAGTGGAGATCCTGCACAGCTTAACCAAGCGCTCATCAATGGTGAGATCGATGCCATCTACTCCGGCGGCACGTACACGTGTTCCGTCGCGCGCTACGAGGGTTTCAACGAAGTGTACCACATCTCACCTCGCAAGGGGCCAGTGAATGGCAAGGGCTCGTTGCAGTGGTTCGAGGTGACCTCCGTGGTGAACAACCCGGATGTCAGCCCGCTGGCCGAAGACTTCCTCGAATACGTGCAGCAGCCCGACATCTGTCACACCGTCGCCATGGCCGCTGCGTCTCATAATCCGGTCACACAGATGTCGCAGCCCGAGGTGTTCTCAAAGTTCACCAAGCAGGAACTCAATTGCTTCCAGTGGGAAACGTTGGAGGAGGACATGACACGCAGCGCCGATTACGAGGTGATCCCCGACAACGACTTGCTCACGTCGATCTATCTTGAGGCAAAGCGTAGCCGTGAGGCCTGA
- a CDS encoding isochorismatase family cysteine hydrolase: MSTPWRQAFRSFYYQDLPDLPDIVLPCRETALLVIDLQRCYLPDHPAAGESAESWARWAPFRERLRRSVVPNTQRLLARFRGDGASVLFARIACLTPDGCDRSLSQARPGFNNLLLPLHAPESQILDSVAPLATEIVVTKTTDSALTGTNLRLLLHNLGIRRVVVAGIFTDQCVASTVRSLADESFDVVVVEDACAAGTEELHRAELTILNNIYCQVLSCDETLSALTRP, encoded by the coding sequence ATGAGCACCCCTTGGAGACAGGCATTTCGATCGTTCTATTACCAGGACCTTCCGGACCTGCCGGACATCGTGCTCCCTTGCCGGGAGACGGCCTTGCTCGTGATTGATCTACAACGCTGTTACCTCCCAGACCACCCGGCAGCGGGCGAGAGCGCGGAGTCGTGGGCGAGGTGGGCGCCCTTTCGTGAACGGCTGAGGCGTAGTGTCGTTCCGAATACGCAACGCCTGCTGGCGCGTTTCCGTGGCGACGGAGCGAGCGTGCTCTTCGCCCGCATCGCTTGCCTGACTCCCGATGGTTGTGACCGTTCGTTGAGCCAGGCGCGGCCGGGGTTCAACAACCTCCTGCTGCCCCTCCACGCGCCTGAATCGCAAATCCTCGATTCCGTGGCGCCCCTCGCGACTGAGATTGTTGTCACCAAGACCACCGATAGCGCACTCACCGGAACCAACCTGCGCCTGTTGCTGCACAATCTTGGCATCAGGCGCGTGGTGGTTGCCGGGATCTTCACGGATCAGTGTGTGGCAAGTACGGTCCGCAGCCTTGCGGATGAAAGCTTTGACGTGGTGGTCGTGGAGGATGCGTGCGCCGCGGGGACCGAGGAATTGCACCGGGCGGAGCTCACCATCCTCAATAACATCTACTGTCAGGTCCTCTCCTGCGACGAAACCCTTTCAGCCCTCACACGCCCATGA
- the fabG gene encoding 3-oxoacyl-ACP reductase FabG translates to MSLSLKNRSVVVTGASKGIGKGIARVFAGLGARVTLAARTASEGEAAAAELRAAGGTAQFVAADVSKQEDVEQLFERAALAYGGIDVVCANAGAFPAAKLPELDVAGWDALFATNVRSLFLCVQAALPYLRKSSAPRVVITSSITGPITGFPGWSHYGATKAAQLGFMRTAAIELARDGITINAVLPGNILTEALAGMGKEYLESTASCIPLKKLGTVEDIGHAAAFLASQEAGYITGQTLVVDGGQILPESPAALTA, encoded by the coding sequence ATGAGTCTGTCTCTCAAAAACCGATCTGTCGTGGTGACTGGTGCCAGCAAAGGCATCGGGAAAGGAATTGCTCGTGTCTTCGCCGGCCTTGGCGCGCGCGTGACGTTGGCGGCGCGAACCGCCTCGGAAGGGGAGGCGGCAGCCGCTGAATTGCGCGCAGCGGGTGGGACTGCCCAGTTTGTCGCGGCCGATGTGTCGAAACAAGAAGATGTGGAGCAGTTGTTCGAGCGCGCCGCGCTTGCCTACGGAGGAATTGATGTGGTCTGCGCGAATGCCGGCGCATTTCCGGCCGCGAAACTGCCTGAGCTCGATGTCGCCGGCTGGGACGCCTTGTTCGCCACGAACGTCCGCAGTCTGTTCCTGTGCGTGCAGGCGGCCCTCCCTTACCTCCGGAAGAGCTCCGCCCCCCGTGTGGTGATCACCTCCTCGATCACGGGGCCCATCACCGGCTTCCCAGGTTGGAGCCATTATGGCGCCACCAAGGCGGCCCAACTTGGCTTCATGCGAACAGCGGCAATCGAACTGGCGCGCGACGGTATCACCATCAATGCGGTGCTCCCGGGTAACATCCTCACGGAGGCGCTCGCTGGGATGGGCAAGGAGTACCTGGAATCGACCGCCTCCTGCATCCCGCTCAAGAAGCTGGGGACGGTGGAGGACATAGGCCACGCGGCCGCGTTCCTTGCGTCTCAGGAAGCCGGATACATCACGGGCCAGACGCTTGTAGTCGACGGCGGCCAAATTCTCCCCGAGTCGCCCGCAGCGCTGACGGCCTAG
- a CDS encoding LysR substrate-binding domain-containing protein has protein sequence MPSIFNHSVELRHLRYFCAVAETGSVTRAAASIGLRQPTLSQQLQQLEKALGTLLFQRSRTQCKLTAAGELLLPYARRVLGEMESLRQALDDLTDLRRGSLTLAMLPLAAEGALPLALSRFHRAHPGIQVRALSMTVDEMSRSLASGAIDLCIGSSNTNMHAGDAVPLFREELVALFPLREGKREPDMLPLSELDGMPLILPPPGYGTRTLILQAWAKVRRQPQISLEVTSVDAVLRAVAEGGGIGLLPASALWRAGTGPWQVVRLHRPTLQREVALWQGRMGDGRPAANAFIPFLQDAVKTLAQESALTAVAAA, from the coding sequence ATGCCGTCTATCTTCAATCACTCGGTCGAACTCCGTCACCTGAGGTACTTCTGTGCCGTGGCCGAAACCGGCAGCGTCACCCGGGCCGCCGCCTCGATCGGCCTGCGACAGCCGACCTTGTCCCAGCAGTTGCAGCAACTCGAGAAAGCTCTCGGCACACTGCTGTTCCAGCGCAGTCGCACCCAATGCAAGCTCACTGCGGCAGGCGAGCTCCTGCTGCCATACGCGAGGCGCGTGCTCGGGGAAATGGAGAGCCTGCGCCAGGCACTGGATGACCTCACGGACCTCCGACGCGGCTCGCTGACGCTCGCAATGCTTCCGCTCGCGGCGGAAGGCGCGCTCCCGCTCGCCCTCTCGCGTTTCCACCGTGCGCATCCCGGAATACAGGTGCGGGCGCTTTCGATGACGGTCGACGAGATGTCCCGGTCGCTGGCGAGTGGTGCAATCGACCTGTGTATTGGTTCCTCGAATACAAACATGCATGCGGGTGACGCCGTCCCGCTTTTTCGCGAGGAACTTGTCGCGCTTTTTCCGCTTCGCGAGGGGAAGCGGGAGCCGGATATGCTGCCGCTCTCCGAGCTCGACGGCATGCCCCTCATCCTTCCGCCCCCGGGCTACGGCACGCGCACGCTCATTCTGCAGGCCTGGGCCAAGGTACGTCGCCAGCCGCAGATTTCCCTCGAGGTGACCTCCGTCGACGCCGTTCTCCGCGCTGTCGCCGAGGGCGGGGGAATAGGACTCCTCCCGGCTTCGGCCCTTTGGCGGGCCGGCACGGGACCGTGGCAAGTGGTGCGTCTGCATCGCCCCACCCTGCAGCGTGAGGTGGCGCTTTGGCAGGGACGAATGGGGGACGGCCGACCCGCGGCGAACGCTTTCATTCCTTTCCTCCAGGACGCGGTCAAGACACTCGCCCAGGAAAGTGCGCTCACCGCCGTGGCGGCTGCGTGA